In Sander vitreus isolate 19-12246 chromosome 12, sanVit1, whole genome shotgun sequence, the following proteins share a genomic window:
- the LOC144526333 gene encoding glyoxal reductase, protein MTFAPELSCTTIPLSNGLQIPLFGLGTSHNGGYSHEAIVYALTECGVRHIDTAKRYGCEKKLGDAITESGIPRSDLWVTNKLWHGDYGYKAAQKACLDSCSQMGVEYFDLYLMHWPESSRPGCSNREMRAETWRALEELYKEGLCCAIGVSNFLVHHLEELKEDCTVVPHVNQVEYHPFQQPNHLMEYCRQEGIVFEGYSPLAKGQVLSSPTVRQIAEKYNRTPAQICIRWSIQNGVVTIPKSTKKKRIQENCQVFGFQLEELDMAALGGLHDGRHVSWDPTNVE, encoded by the exons ATGACCTTCGCACCAGAGCTGAGTTGTACTACAATCCCACTTTCCAATGGTCTGCAGATTCCGTTATTTGGATTAG GCACATCACATAATGGCGGATACTCCCATGAAGCCATTGTGTATGCACTCACTGAGTGTGGCGTGCGCCACATTGACACAGCAAAGCGCTACGGCTGCGAGAAGAAACTGGGTGACGCTATCACAGAAAGTGGGATACCACGAAGTGATCTGTGGGTCACCAATAAACTGTGGCATGGGGACTATGGATACAAAGCTGCACAGAAGGCGTGCCTTGACTCCTGCTCGCAGATGGGGGTGGAATATTTTG ATCTGTACCTGATGCACTGGCCAGAGTCATCGCGACCTGGTTGCTCCAACAGGGAGATGAGAGCTGAGACTTGGAGAGCTTTGGAGGAACTGTATAAAGAAG GGCTGTGCTGTGCCATTGGAGTGAGCAACTTCCTGGTCCATCACCTGGAAGAGTTAAAGGAAGACTGTACTGTCGTGCCACATGTCAACCAG GTGGAGTACCATCCTTTCCAGCAGCCCAATCACCTGATGGAGTACTGTCGTCAGGAGGGAATTGTGTTTGAAGGGTACAGTCCTCTGGCCAAGGGTCAAGTCCTCAGCAGCCCGACTGTTCGCCAGATAGCAGAAAAATACAACCGCACACCTGCTCAGATCTGCATCCGCTGGAGTATTCAG AATGGAGTTGTTACAATCCCCAAATCTACGAAAAAGAAGAGGATTCAAGAAAACTGTCaa gtGTTTGGGTTTCAGCTGGAGGAGTTGGACATGGCCGCTTTGGGAGGATTACATGATGGAAGACATGTGTCTTGGGATCCAACAAATGTGGAGTAA
- the extl2 gene encoding exostosin-like 2: MSANKMRVPRCCMGLRRAYLVWPILLLLLVGAALTALLPPAEDQGGVGGLGVLREHTVYVREVTSQKKNPTQGHHSDGIEEEKRFTIIIQTYNRTDILLKLLNHYQAAPHLQQIIIVWNNIGEQTPLKLWNSLGPHPVPLVFKEQTINNMRNRLQPFPEIDTDAVLMLDDDTLVSVPDISFAFSVWKQFPDQIVGFVPRKHVSTPGGVYSYGSFELQDPETAGGDKYSMVLVGAAFFHRRYLQLFQDQPQAVHALVDETQNCDDIAMNFAVALYLRKHSIGKVNKPSGVFVKPVDLRNLEKDARSGYQGMWHRPEHLLQRSYCMNRLTQIYGFMPLCFSNLMVSQFGFPSYANHKSRG, encoded by the exons ATGAGTGCCAACAAAATGAG GGTCCCCCGATGCTGCATGGGGCTCCGGCGAGCATATTTGGTTTGGCCAATCCTGCTGCTACTCCTGGTTGGTGCAGCCTTGACTGCTCTGCTGCCCCCTGCTGAGGACCAAGGAGGTGTTGGTGGCCTAGGAGTGCTACGCGAGCATACAGTCTATGTACGCGAGGTaacatcacaaaaaaagaatcctACACAGGGCCACCATAGTGACGGcatagaggaggagaagaggttCACCATCATCATCCAAACTTACAACCGCACAGACATTTTGCTCAAACTCCTAAACCATTACCAGGCAGCGCCTCATCTTCAGCAGATTATCATAGTCTGGAACAACATTGGGGAGCAGACACCCCTAAAGTTATGGAACTCTTTGGGGCCTCATCCGGTCCCTCTGGTCTTCAAGGAGCAGACTATCAATAACATGCGCAACAGACTACAACCATTCCCTGAGATTGATACTGATG CTGTTCTGATGCTGGATGACGACACCCTGGTCAGTGTTCCTGACATCAGTTTTGCTTTCTCTGTCTGGAAG CAATTTCCAGACCAGATTGTTGGGTTCGTCCCACGCAAACATGTCTCAACACCAGGAGGAGTATACAGTTACGGCAGTTTTGAACTGCAGGATCCAGAAACAGCTGGAGGTGACAA GTACTCCATGGTGTTAGTTGGTGCTGCCTTCTTCCACCGCCGCTACCTGCAGCTCTTCCAGGACCAACCTCAAGCAGTGCACGCGCTGGTGGATGAAACACAGAATTGTGACGACATTGCCATGAACTTTGCTGTAGCGCTGTATTTGAGGAAACACTCTATAGGcaaggttaacaaaccctctgGGGTCTTTGTCAAACCTGTAGACCTCCGCAACCTGGAAAAGGACGCCAGGAGCGGGTACCAGGGTATGTGGCATCGTCCTGAACACCTTCTTCAGAGATCCTACTGTATGAACAGGCTAACGCAGATCTATGGCTTCATGCCACTCTGCTTCTCCAACCTGATGGTCTCCCAGTTTGGCTTCCCCAGCTACGCCAACCATAAGAGTAGAGGCTGA